A part of Ptychodera flava strain L36383 chromosome 11, AS_Pfla_20210202, whole genome shotgun sequence genomic DNA contains:
- the LOC139143798 gene encoding multiple epidermal growth factor-like domains protein 6: MNNLVLSLLAVVILAIGAANSNTNVCTKNVQVSAIGTRTISTRDKYKRNCGFWGWQRCNTYRTKYRTGYQTTYRIVPERSCCEGWDDMRNGRCLTPLCKPCCENGGTCTSPNVCRCTSNFSGARCTVDVDECRSNNGGCAHTCINTFGSRYCTCRSGYSLSSDGRNCVDIDECADSNGGCQQVCQNSPGGYTCSCEEGYRLNDDGRSCDLNDFCDDIDCEQGCTNVPGRGVCYCEVGYFLGADGTSCVDIDECEDGSHQCNHTCTNTEGSYTCGCDEGHELGEDGLSCNDINECELGDNGGCDHICVNTEGSYHCNCRPFYKLEKDGKTCRN, translated from the exons ATGAATAACTTGGTACTTAGTCTTCTGGCTGTGGTTATATTGGCCATTGGAGCAGC CAATTCAAACACAAACGTGTGCACGAAGAATGTCCAGGTATCCGCAATCGGTACAAGGACGATTTCAACAAGAGATAAATACAAACGGAACTGTGGGTTCTGGGGATGGCAACGGTGCAACACTTACAG GACCAAGTATCGTACCGGCTACCAGACCACCTACAGAATAGTCCCTGAACGATCTTGTTGTGAGGGATGGGATGACATGCGTAATGGCCGATGCCTGACAC CTTTGTGCAAGCCCTGCTGTGAAAACGGTGGCACATGTACGTCGCCAAATGTCTGTCGATGCACTTCCAACTTCTCCGGTGCCAGGTGTACCGTCG ATGTGGATGAATGTAGGAGTAACAATGGCGGGTGTGCTCACACATGCATCAATACCTTCGGCAGTCGCTACTGTACGTGCCGATCTGGTTACAGCCTATCGTCAGACGGTCGCAACTGTGTTG ACATCGACGAGTGCGCCGACTCGAATGGAGGCTGCCAACAGGTTTGCCAAAATTCCCCAGGTGGCTACACTTGCTCATGTGAAGAAGGGTATAGACTCAACGACGATGGGAGAAGCTGTGACT TGAACGATTTCTGCGATGACATTGACTGTGAACAAGGATGTACAAATGTACCAGGAAGAGGTGTGTGCTATTGTGAGGTGGGCTATTTCCTCGGCGCTGATGGAACCTCGTGTGTGG ATATCGACGAATGCGAAGATGGGAGCCACCAGTGCAATCACACATGCACAAATACCGAAGGTAGCTACACCTGTGGTTGTGATGAAGGGCACGAACTCGGTGAAGATGGGCTCTCTTGCAATG ACATCAATGAGTGTGAGCTTGGCGACAATGGTGGATGTGACCATATCTGTGTCAACACTGAGGGCAGTTATCACTGTAACTGTCGACCGTTTTACAAGCTAGAGAAAGATGGGAAGACTTGTCGTAATTAA